CGGGTGTGGGGGGGACCTTGGGGAGACCCCCGGGGGGcattggggggtccctgggtctCACCAAACCCAGGGAGAAGGTGGCAGGTGTGGGGGGACCTGGGGGAGACCCccgggggttttttgggggtccctgggccgGGTGGGTCTCACCAAACCCAGGGAGAGGGTGCAGGGTGTGGGGTAACCTTGGGGAGACCCCCGGGGGGCTTGGGGGTGTCCCTGGGCCGGGTGGGTGTCACCAAACCCAGGGAGAGGGTGGAGGGGACCTGGGGGGAGACCCccgggggttttttggggggtccctgggcCGGGTGGGTCTCACCAAACCCAGGGAGAGGGTGCAGGGTGACAGGGACCAGAGGCCACACAGAACAGCCCTGGCATGGCTAAGGGTGACCCCAAGGGGGGTCAAGGGCTGCCCCCCATCACCCCACAcggctttggggtgcagggcacGGCATGggggggggctctggggtgccCCTCACCCAGAGaaaggcagcaggggctgccccagggctgggggttattgctgggtgctgctggtgagTGGGGGCATCCCCCAGGGGTCCCCACCAGCCCGGGGACGGGGGGCACAGTGATACAGGAGAagagattttgggggggattgagAGGACTGAAcccccccttcccaccccaaaactgcctcaggggccctggggcagcaccagggctTGCAGGATGTCCGAGAGGGAGACGATCCCTTTCACCACATCGCTCTCATCCACCACCACCAGCCGGTGGACCTGGGGAAATGGGGGACACAGCGAGGGGCTGAGGGGGTGCAGGGACCCCCAGTCTCACCCCAAAGACCCCTCCCAGCAGTCTGGGGTTGTTACCTCAGCCTCCACCAGGCGGTTGATGATGGTTTCCAGCGTTTCGTGCTTGTAGCACTTGAGGACGCCCTCGAAGTAGTGGGAGCGGTGCTGCAGCGCCCGCGTCACCGTCACGTCCAGGTTGTTGTAGGTTTTCTCAGCTGCCAGGTTCTGGGGCAGGGACAAAACGTTGGGGACACATTAGGAGGCCCCCAACATCCCACAGTGTTCCCCCCAAACCCAGGATTTCCCCTCGTTCCACGATTTCCACCCCCCAGCCCAGAAttttctccccagcccagcattTCCGTCCAGCCCAGGATTTTTCCCCCAGCCCAGGATTTTTCCCCCTAGACCAGGGTTTTACCCCCTAGACCAGGGTTTTACCCCCTAGACCAGGGTTTTCCCCCATTCCAGGATTTCCCCCCATTCCAGAATTTCCCCCCAGCTCAGGATTTTCCATCCAGCCCAGAATTTTTCTCCCCATGCCAGTATTGCCTCCTCCAGCCCAggattttcccccctttcccctcagcccaggattttccccccattccaggattttcccccattccaggATTTTCCTCCCCAGCCCAGGATTTTCCCCCCCATTCCAGAATTTTCCCCCTAcccaggatttttccccccaACCCAGAATTTCTccccattccaggattctctCCCATTCCAGGTTTTTCACACCCAGGATTTCCCCccattccaggattttcccccagCCCAGGATTTCCCCCATTCCAAGATTTTCACACCCAGGATTTTCCCCCCACCCCAGGATTTTATCCCCAACCCAGAATTTCTCCccattccaggattttcccccaaCCCAGAATTTCCTccattccaggattttcccccattccaggattttccccccACAACCCAGAATTTCTCCCCATTCCACAATTTCCCCCCCATTCCAGGATTTCCCCCATTCCAGGTTTTTCACACCCAGGATTTCCCCCCAACCCAGGATTTCCTCCATTCCATGATTTTCCCCCCAACCCAGGATTTTATCCCCAACCCAGAATTTCCTccattccaggattttccccctACCCAGGATTTCCCCCCATTCCAGGTTTTTAAACCCAGGATTTTCCCCCCACCCCAGAATTTTATCCCCAACCCAGGATTTTCCCCCCAGCCCAGGATTTCCTCCATTCCAGGATTTCCCCCCAACCCAGAATTTCTccccattccaggattctctCCCATTCCAGGTTTTTCACACCCAAGATTTTCCCCCCACCCTAGAATTTTATCCCCAACCCAGGATTTTCCCCCCAACCCAGAATTTCCTCCATTCCACGATTTCCCCCCCATTCCAGGATTTCCCCCCATTCCAGGTTTTTCACACCCAGGATTTTCCCCCTACCCCAgtattttcccccattccaggattttccccctACCCCAgtattttcccccattccaggattttccccctACCCCAGTATTTTCCTccattccaggattttccccccAACCCAGAATTTCCCCCATTCCACAATTTCCCCCCCAACCCAggatttttcccccattccaCAATTTCCCCCccattccaggattttcccccattccaggTTTTTCACACCCAGGATTTCCCCCATTCCACGATTTTCCCCCATTCCAGAATTTCCTCCATTCCACAATTTCCCCCCACCCCAgtattttcccccattccaggATTTCCTCCATTCCACgattttcccccattccaggattttcccccaaCCCAGAATTTCCTCCATTCCACgattttcccccattccaggattttcccccaaCCCAGAATTTCCTCCATTCCACGATTTCCCCCCCATTCCAGAATTTCCCccattccaggattttcccccaaCCCAGAATTTCCTCCATTCCACGATTTTCCCCCCATTCCAGAATTTCCCccattccaggattttcccccaaCCCAGAATTTGTCCCCATTCCACAATTTCCCCccattccaggattttccccTATTCCAGGTTTTTCACACCCAggattttcccccattccaggatttttccccccattccagAACTTTCAGCACTCACAATCACATCGAATTTGGAGTAGATATCCACCACACgccctggggaggaggaagaggagcagctcaGCCACGCCCGAGGCGCCCAggaggggacacttggggacatccagAGCCAGGACAGGCCACCCTCACCTGACTCATCCACCACGGGCAGGCAGACACTCGGTGCTGCACGAAGATGCCCAGGGCAACGTAGATGGGAGTGCTGGTGCCAACCACGGCGATGTTCCTGTAGGTGCCaatctgcagctcctccaggctccGTGCCATGAACTCGGGCTTGGGCACCTCTGAGATctgaggggacagggctgagctcagattgatggggaaaggacaaaaaaaaaacggGGGGCAAAGCATGGGGGGGGTTGTGGCATCTCCAGGGAGGGGTTGGTGAGgtaccagggctgtgcccacccgCAGCTGGTGGTACCTGgtgtgcagggagctggcacagcacaggttGGGGGGTTTAGAGTGAAACCCCCAAGGTTCTGGGGCACATTTTGGCACGGCTTAGATGGAGGGGAtcagggcagcccctggcacagggagctggcacagcccggGCTGGCACCTGGGAATCTCAGGGTCGCATCtaggcctggcacagcccaggatgggggtctcagggcagaccctggcacagcctgggttGGCACTTTGTACCACCTGGACTGGGGGTCTCAGGGCAGCacctgggcctggcacagcccaggatgGGGGTcttggggcagccctggcacagcccagggtgaACATCCTGGGGTAATCCTGGAATGGGCAccgggcacagcccaggctgggggtcCCAGTGTGGCCCTGGCAtagggagctggcacagcctgggctggccTTTTGTACCACCTGGACTGGGGGACTCAGGGTAGCacctgggcctggcacagcccaggatgGAGGTCTCAGAGGAGCCCCTGGCACATCCTGGGTTGGCAATTTGTACCACCTGAACTGGGCGtctcagagcagcccctggcacaggcacctggcacagcccaggctgggggtcccggtgtgaccctggcacaggcagctggcacagcccaggctgggggtcCCAGtgtggccctggcacagggagctggcacagcctgggctggcacTTGGTACAGCCTGGACTGGGAGTTCCAGAGTAGCACCTggacctggcacagcccaggatgGGGGCtctcagagcagcccctggcacaggcacctggcacagcccaggctgggggtcCCATtgtggccctggcacagggagctggcacagcccaggctgggggtcCCATTGTGGCCCTGGCAcggggagctggcacagcccaggctggggggtcccagtgtgaccctggcacaggcacctggcacagcccaggctggggctctcagagcagccctggcacaggcacctggcacagcccaggctggggtcccagtgtgaccctggcacagggagctggcacagcccggGCTGGCACCTGGGAATCTCAGGGTAGCATCtaggcctggcacagcccaggatgGGGGTCccggtgtgaccctggcacagggagctggcacagcccaggctgggcgtcccggtgtgaccctggcacagggagctggcaacagcccaggctggggatcCCATtgtggccctggcacagggagctggcacatcccaggcTGGGGCtctcagagcagcccctggcacaggcacctggcacagcccaggctgggggtcCCAGTGTGACCCTGGCACGTGCCAAACCGAGGGTGCTGCTCTGATGCCACCCTCGCAAGGGGCACAGACTCACAAAGAGCTTGAGGAACTTGAGGATGCGTTTTGTGGGTGAGGATGTAGAGCGTGTTCCCCGAGGCGGGGTCGATGACGGGCAGCCGGTGGATCTTGTTGCGGATCAGGGAGGAGACGGCGTCAAACAGGCTGTGGGGTGGCAAGGCAGGGGgcatttggggtgtccctggcactgccaccaccgCCTGTGCCCCTCTCCGTGCCCTCCCGGCCTACCTGGCATTGGGGGAAATGCACACCAGCGGCTTGAAGGAGTCTTGCAGATAAACCTCTGTGGGAGAGGGTGGGTGAGGGCATGGAGAGGGGTGGGCACACCCAAAAAGGGCAGAAGGGCAGCAGTGATGCCCCCCCTCTCTCTCACCTCTCCACGTCTCTATTTTGTGTTCCTCCAGCTCGTAGATCTGcacctgtgaggaggaggaggaggaggaagaggaggaggaggaggaggaggaggaagaggaggaagaggaggagggaggaggaggaggaggacgagaaggaggaggaggacgaggaggaggaagaggaggaggagggaggaggacgaggaggaggacgaggaggaggaggacgaggaggaggaggaggaggaggaggaggaggacgaggaggaggaggaggaggaagaggaggaggaggaggaggaggagaagaggaggaggaggaggacgaggaggaagaggaggaggaggaggaggaggaggaagaggaggaagaggaggaggaggaggaggaggaggagggaggaggaggaggaggaagaggaggaggacgaggaggaggacgaggaggacgaggaggaggaggaggaggaggaggaagaggaggaagaggaggaggaggaggaggaggaggaggagaaggaggacgaggaggaggaggaggaggaggaggaggaggaagctcaGATGGCACAGCCAAACCCCACCCCAGACCCCCCCCCTCCCCACAGAGCCCAGCCCTCACCATGGGGGATTTGTAGTAGCGGTGCAGGATGTTGATGAAGTCGGTGATGGTCAGCATTCCTGGGGGGGCACGCAGGGTGAGGAGGGTCCTgccagccccccaaaaccccccagagacCAGAGACCCCCCCCAGACCCCTTTGCTCACCCACAAAACTTTGCTTCTTGCTGTCCCACAGCGGGGCCGCCCGGACGCCGTTGGTGACCAGCGCGAAGAACGCTTTCTTCACCTGCGGGCACGGGGTCAGGGAGCCCCAAAAGTGCcccccttggccccaaaagtgccctcacaaccccaaaagtgcccccttggccccaaaagtgcCCTCACAACCACAAAAGTGCCCCCTCATCCCAAAGGCCCCCTTGTCCTCAAAAGTGCCTCTCCACCTCCAAAAGTGCCTCTCCAACCCAAAAGTGCCCTCACAACCCCAAAAGTGCCCctcacccaaaatcccaaaaagtgCCCCCCCTGACCCCAAAAGTGCCCCCCTCGTCCCCAAAAGTGCCCTCACAACACAAAAGTGCCCTCACAACCCCAAAAGTGCCCCGACAACCCCAAAAGTGCCCTCACAACCCAAAGAGTGCCCCCACAGCCCCAAAAGTGCCCCCTCATCTCCAAAAGTGCCCTCACAACCCCAAAAGTGCCCTCACAACCCAAAAGTGCCCCCCTGACCCCAAAAGTGCCCCCTTGGCCCCAGAAGTGCCCCCTCCATCCCCAAAAGTGCCCCCCTGACCCCAAAAGTGCCCCCACAACCACAAAAGTGccccttggccccaaaagtgcCCTCACAACCCCAAAAGTGCCCCCTGACCCCAAAAGTACCCCCTTGTCCTCAAAAGTGCCCTCACAACCCCAAAAGTGCCCCCCTGACCCCAAAAGTGCCCCCCTGACCTCAAAAGTACCCCCTCATCCCAAAAGTGCCCCCCTCGTCCCCAAAAGTGCCCTCACAACTCCAAAAGTGCCCCGACAACCCCAAAAAGTGCCCTCACAACCCCAAAAGTGCCCCCACAGCCCAAAAAGTGCCCCCTCATCTCCAAAAGTGCCCTCACAACCCCAAAAGTGCCCCCTCATCCTCAAAAGTGCCTCCTCGTCCCCAAAAGTGCCCCCTGACCTCAAAAGTGCCCCCCCACAACCCCAAAAGTGCCCCCACAGCCCCAAAAGTGCCCCCTCATCTCCAAAAGTGCCTCTCCAACCCCAAAAGTGCCCCACAACCCCAAAAGTGCCCCCCTCGGCCCCAAAAGTGCCCTCACAACCCCAAAAGTgcccccttggccccaaaagtgccctcacaaccccaaaagtgcccccctcatccccaaaaatgccccttGGCACCAAAAGTGCCCTCACAACCCCAAAGTgcccccttggccccaaaagtgcccccctgaccccaaaagtgcccccttggccccaaaagtgccccccggccctggcacacctgcagggatgtgtCGAAGACGACGAGTTTGGAGCTGGTGGGGATGAGGTCGTAGCAGCGATGGGATCTCATGAAGGCGGTGTAGGCACCGCGGTGAGCGTCCCCTGGGGGGGCAGCGTCAGGGGCACCCCGAAAcccggggcaccccaaaacccaggcaccccaaaacccagggcaccccaaaacctggagaaccccaaaacccggggcacccccaaaacccagggcaccccaaaacccgggGCACCCCGAAACCCAGGGCACCCCAATgccagacaccccaaaacccagggcaccccaaaacccaggcaccccaaaacccggggcaccccaaaacccagggcACCCCGAAACCCGGGATACCCCAATtccagacaccccaaaacccagggcACCCAAAAcccggggcaccccaaaacccgggGCACGCCAatcccagggcaccccaaaacccgggACACCCCGAaacccagggcaccccaaaacccgggATACCCCAATCCCAGACACCCCGAAACCCGGGGCACCCCAAtcccagacaccccaaatcctGTGGCACCCCATAtcctgggcaccccaaaacccatggcaccccaaaacccaaggCACCCCAAtcccagacaccccaaaacccgggACATCCCCAATCCCGGGGCACCCCAAtcccagacaccccaaatcctGTGGCATCCCCAAtcctggggcaccccaaaacctggaGAACCCCCAAACCCGGGACATCCCCAATCCCGGGGCACCCCAAtcccagacaccccaaaacccgggACACCCCAAtcccagacaccccaaaacccgggACATCCCCAATCCCAGACACGCCAAATCCCGGGGCACCCCCAAAACCTGGAGAATTCCAAAACCCGGGACATCCCCAATCCCGGGACACCACCAGTGCAGACACCCCAAATCCTGTGGCACCCACAATCCCGGGACACCTCAAAATCCTCTGACACCCCAAATctcgggacaccccaaaatcctcagaCACCCCAAATCTCGGGACACACCAGCACCCAGGATATCCAAAGCCCAGaacaccccaaaccctccagtGCCACAAATCCCATTTCATTTCACTCCCAATTTCGGACACCCAACCCCAGGACACCCTTAACTGCAGTCATGgggcacccccaaatccccacaacaccccagctcagggcttccggacaccccaaaatccgggATATCCCCGGTTATGGAGCACCCCAAATCCTATAACACCCAGCTCAGGGCtccgggacaccccaaatccgGGATATCCCCGGTCATGGGGCACCCCAAATCCTACAATACCCAGCTCAGGGCtccgggacaccccaaatccgGGATATCCCCGGTTATggagcaccccaaatcctggacACCCAGCTCAgggccccgggacaccccaaatccgGGATATCCCCGGTCATggagcaccccaaatcctggacACCCAGCTCAGGGCTCCGGACACCCCAAATCCGGGATATCCCCGGTCATGGAGCACCACCCAAATCCTACAACACCCAGCTTAGGGCTCCGGGGTACCCCTGACACCGGGATATCCCCGGTTATGGGCACCCCAAATCCTATAACACCCAGCTCAGGGCTCCGGGACACCCAAATCCGGGATATCCCGGTCAtggggcaccccaaatcctggacacccagctcagggctccgggacaccccaaaatcctctgaCACCTCAAGTCCCGGGACAGCCCAAACCCTCGAATGCCCCAAATCCCAGGACATCTCAAAACCTCGAATACGCCAAATCCCGTTTCACTCCCACTTCTGGGACACCCAGCTCAGGGCtccgggacaccccaaatccgGGATATCCCCGGTCATGGGGCACCCCAAATCCTATAACACCCAGCTCCGGGCTCCGGGACACCCCCAAACTCCGGGATATCCCCGGTTATGGGGCACCCCAAATCCTATAACACCCAGCTCCGGGCTCCGGGTACCCCCGACACCGGGATATCCCCGGTTATGGGGCACCCCAAATCCTACAACACCCAGCTTAGGGCtccgggacaccccaaatccgGGATATCCCCGGttatggggcaccccaaaacccacaacacccagctcagggctccgggacaccccaaatccgGGATATCCCCGGTCAtggggcaccccaaatcctggacacccagctcagggctccgggacaccccaaatccgGGATAATCCCCGGTTATTGGGGCACCCCAAATCCTACAACACCCAGCTTAGGGCtctgggacaccccaaatccgGGATATCCCCGTTATGGGGCACCCCCAAATCCTGGACACCCAGCTCAGGGCtccgggacaccccaaatccgGGATATCCCCGGTcatgggcaccccaaatcccacaacaCCCAGCTTAGGGCTCCGGGGTACCCCCGACACCGGGATATCCCCGGTTATGGAGCAGCCCAAATGCCGGACACCCAGCTCCGGGACACCCCGAACTCCGGGATATCCCCGGTCATGGAGCACCCTAAATCCTGAACACCCAGCTCAGGGCtccgggacaccccaaatccgGGATATCCCCGGTCATGGAGCACCCTAAAATCCTGAACACCCAGCTCAGGGctccgggacaccccaaaatcctctgaCACTTCAAGTCCCGGACACCCCAAACCTCGAATACCCCAAATCCCGTTTCACTCCCACTTCTAGGACACCCAGCTCAGGGCtccgggacaccccaaatccgGGA
The sequence above is a segment of the Melospiza melodia melodia isolate bMelMel2 chromosome 31, bMelMel2.pri, whole genome shotgun sequence genome. Coding sequences within it:
- the LOC134431182 gene encoding LOW QUALITY PROTEIN: 5'-AMP-activated protein kinase subunit gamma-1-like (The sequence of the model RefSeq protein was modified relative to this genomic sequence to represent the inferred CDS: inserted 1 base in 1 codon; deleted 1 base in 1 codon): MEDPGPEPDPGPGPGPAAESPAELEGDAHRGAYTAFMRSHRCYDLIPTSSKLVVFDTSLQVKKAFFALVTNGVRAAPLWDSKKQSFVGMLTITDFINILHRYYKSPMVQIYELEEHKIETWREVYLQDSFKPLVCISPNASLFDAVSSLIRNKIHRLPVIDPASGNTLYILTHKRILKFLKLFISEVPKPEFMARSLEELQIGTYRNIAVVGTSTPIYVALGIFVQHRVSXLPVVDESGRVVDIYSKFDVINLAAEKTYNNLDVTVTRALQHRSHYFEGVLKCYKHETLETIINRLVEAEVHRLVVVDESDVVKGIVSLSDILQALVLPQGP